AATGAATATAACCTGGCTATACCATATGACTCTAAAAAACAAATTATACACATATGAAATAGCCATGCACGAACCGTTCACAAACGCTAATGAATATAACCTGGCTATACCATATGACTATTAAAAAACAAATTATATACATATGAAATAGCCATGCACAAACCATGCACAAACAGCAATGAATATAACCTGGCTATACCATATGACTATTAAAAAACAAATTATATACATATGAAACACACACTACTTCTTATTATGTTAATGACTGCAACATTAACCTTAAGTGCCCAAAAAATATTTAAGGTAAAATATGAGTCTCAAGCAGATTTAAAAGTATTTATAGTTAATTATGAATCACAGGCAGACTTGTTAGTATATATGGTGAATTATGAATCACAGGCAAATAAAGACGGGCTTTGGTTTTCTGCAAAGTATGAATCTCAGGCAGATAAAAAAGTGTATTTTGTAGACTATGAATCTCAAGCTGACTTAAAAATATACTTTGTAAATTATGAATCGCAGGCTGGTTGGAAAAATAAATCCAAACAACATTTGCTAAAATTCTAATACTCATTAATACTTAAATTATGAGATTAAGACTAAAAACAACAACGGTTGTTTTGATTTTATTTGCAGTTGTTTCTGCATTGAGCTTCAATTCCTTTCACAATTCTGAAAACATAATTTATCCCAAATGGAATAATTATGAGGAGCTTTGGTTAAACGTTGATTCCTTGCGCAAAAAAGGAATGAACAATACGGCTTTACAAGTAACAGACGAAATTTATGCGCGAGCAAAAAACGAAAAAAACGCTCCTCAAATAATAAAAGCACTTTTACACAGGGCAAGCATCTCCTCATTATTTGAAGAAGAAGCAGATGAAAAATCAATTGCTTTTATTCTAAATGAATTAAAAGAAATAAATGGTCCTGCAAAACCAATTCTTCATTCCATACTTGCTGAAATGTACTGGAAATATTACCAAAACAACAGGTATCGATTTTTAGACCGCTCACATATTGCAGATGCTGAAAATTCTGATTTGCGTACCTGGGATTTAATAAAAATACATCAGGTTGCAGTGATGCATTATGAAAAATCACTACTAAATGCAGATACCTTAAAACGAACACAATTAAATATTTTTGATCCTATCATTATTAATGGTGATACTTTAGCAAAAAAACTCAGGCCTACTCTTTATGATTTTCTTGCCCATCGCGCCATTGATTTTTACTCTCATGAGGAAACTGATCTTGCACTTCCTGCCTGGCATTTCCAAATTAATGATTCTGCAGCATTTCTTCCTTATAAATATTTTATTGATCATAAATTTCAAATAAAGGATACAGGTTCTGTAAAATTAAAAGCCTTGATTCTTCTTCAAAATGTTTTGGATTTCCATAAGAATGATTCCGTTCCAAATGCATTGATAGACGCAGATATTAAACGGCTAAAGTTTTCTCAGAGCAATGCAAATTTAGTAGAAAAAGACAGTCTTTATCTTGAAGGATTAAACAATCTCTATTTAAAATTTTCTAATTATTCTGCCTCGTCTGAAATTACTTATGAAATTGCTTATTATCATTTTTTTAAAGGGAATACTTATGAACCTTTTACAAATCCAAGTTTCCAATTCAATAAACAGAAAGCTATAGAATTATGTGAAAAAGAAATTAAAAAATTTCCTTCTTCTTTTGGTGCAAAAAAATGCAGCAATTTGAAAACAATAATAAAAGAAAAATCCCTCTCAGTAACCCTGGAAAAGACAGTTGCAGTTAACAGTCAATTTCCTGC
This sequence is a window from Bacteroidota bacterium. Protein-coding genes within it:
- a CDS encoding DUF4859 domain-containing protein, which encodes MKHTLLLIMLMTATLTLSAQKIFKVKYESQADLKVFIVNYESQADLLVYMVNYESQANKDGLWFSAKYESQADKKVYFVDYESQADLKIYFVNYESQAGWKNKSKQHLLKF